In one Aricia agestis chromosome 5, ilAriAges1.1, whole genome shotgun sequence genomic region, the following are encoded:
- the LOC121726754 gene encoding uncharacterized protein LOC121726754: MEPGFNKGNSSNLPRVDCFTVARFFIRNKDIFTQDHKNAKRSPGESHGDDAVGFVQLRRENELCTVMCRVCLEQEVHSKQYTVTVIVDEQYEEIESAQCPDCESSAGICKHIIVFVMWLHRRSEEPSGSDIKCYWKKSLPWQLGIKLKYVTTSELSKTPKASFTLPSDDRFFKEFVKEARKRKITNCGLLKYLDATGTLLEE, from the exons ATGGAGCCTGGATTTAATAAAGGAAATAGTTCAAATTTACCAAGAGTAGATTGTTTTACTGTGGCGCGGTTCTTCATTAGGAACAAGGATATTTTTACACAAGATCATAAAAACGCAAAAAg GTCTCCTGGAGAGTCTCATGGGGATGATGCTGTGGGGTTCGTTCAGCTGAGGAGAGAAAATGAATTGTGTACAGTTATGTGCCGTGTTTGTCTCGAACAAGAAGTTCATAGCAAACAGTACACAGTCACTGTGATAGTGGATGAACAATATGAAGAAATTGAAAGTGCACAATGTCCAGATTGTGAGTCATCTGCAGGAATCTGCAAACATATCATAGTGTTCGTAATGTGGCTTCACCGCAGAAGCGAAGAACCTTCAGGTTCCGATATTAAATGTTACTGGAAAAAATCCCTGCCATGGCAACTAGGAATAAAACTTAAATATGTAACAACTTCTGAGTTATCAAAAACGCCTAAAGCCTCTTTTACTTTACCATCAGATgatagattttttaaagaatttgtAAAAGAAGCCAGAAAGAGAAAAATTACAAATTGTGGGTTACTAAAATACTTGGATGCCACAGGTACACTGTTAGAAGAGTGA